CAAGCCCGCGGGCGGCAAGGTCGGCCCCGGCCAGCTGCAGTCCGCGTACCTCCAGGCCGGGTACTACGACGACTACTGGCCGGCGCGTGCCTCGGCGCTCTCGGCGTACGTGAAGGGCAACCCGAAGCCGCTGATCGAGCAGGCCGCGCCCGAGCCGAAGGCGGCCAAGGAGCAGGAGAACGGCAACGCCGTCTACACCGCCGTCGAGTGCAATGACGCGGCCTGGCCGACGGACTTCAGGACCTGGAACCGCGACAACTCACGCCTCGCGCGCGTCGCCCCCTTCGAGACCTGGGACAACGCCTGGATGAACCTGCCGTGCGCCTACTGGCCCGAGGCCCGGCAGCAGCCCCTGGACGTCCGCACCGCGGAGGGCGAGCTTCCGCCGACGCTGATCCTGGCCGCCGAGCGGGACGCGGCGACCCCGTACGCGGGCGCCGAGGAGCTGAACCGCAGGCTGGGCGGTTCGGTCCTGGTGACCGAGCGGGACGCGGGCACCCATGGCATCGGTGCAGGACCCAACAAGTGCGTCAACGGCCACATGGAGGCCTACCTCCTGGAGGGCAGGCTCCCCGTGCGGCGCGCGGCGTGCGCACCGCACAAGGAGCCCGAGCCGCAGACCGGCAAGCGGGCGGCGGCTCTCCCCAGGGAGCTCTAGGGCGTCACAGCGCGCCGAGCCGCTCCAGCGGGAACGGCGGCTGGGCGAGCGGGCGCACCGCGAGCCGGGTCAGCGGCAGGGCGTTGTCGTCGCCCGCCGTGCGGTTGGCGTGCAGGACGCCGCAGTGAGTACAGCGATGGACGAGGACCCATTCGCCGTCTCCTCGTACGGAGATGGCGAGGGGTTCCATCCTGGCGCCGCAGTCCGCGTCCCGGTCGCCCGGAGTGTCGTCGAGGTGTCGGCTCCACAGGCAGTTGGGACAGTGGTTGCGGTGGTCGGTGCCGGGGGCGGTCATCGAGACGTCGAGACCGCACTGCAGGCAGCGGAAGGACTGGGCGCGCGCTTCAGTGCGGGCCCGCCGAGAGGTGTTGCGGGACATGGTGGGAGTGACTCCAGTGCGTCGCGGAATGGGCTGACTTCGAGCTGATCCGCGGGGCCCTGGGCATACACGCACCGTCTTTCGTTCTCGGGTTCGACTTCTCGGGTTCGGCCTCTCGATGAAAACGCGCACCGGGCGGGCGCGGCAACCGAATTACGGCTGCCGCACCCGCCCGGTGCGTGCGACGGAGAGGGTTACGCCAGGCCCGCCACGAGCTCGGCCACCGACTTGCGGCGGCCGGTGTAGAACGGGACCTCTTCGCGGACGTGCATGCGGGCCTCGGAGGCGCGCAGGTGCCGCATGAGGTCGACGATGCGGTACAGCTCGTCCGCCTCGAAGGCGAGCAGCCACTCGTAGTCGCCGAGCGAGAAGGAGGCGACCGTGTTGGCGCGCACGTCGGGGTAGCCGCGGGCCATCATGCCGTGGTCCTTGAGCATGCGGCGACGGTCCTCGTCGGGCAGGAGGTACCAGTCGTAGGAGCGCACGAAGGGGTAGACGCTGATGTAGTTGCGCGGCGTCTCGTCGGCCAGGAAGGCCGGGATGTGCGACTTGTTGAACTCGGCGGGGCGGTGCAGCGCCATGTTCGACCAGACCGGCTCCAGGGCGCGGCCGAGCTTCGTGCGGCGGAAGAGGTTGTAGGCCTCCTGCAGCTCGTCGGCGGTCTCGGCGTGCCA
This Streptomyces sp. NBC_01283 DNA region includes the following protein-coding sequences:
- a CDS encoding RNHCP domain-containing protein, which produces MSRNTSRRARTEARAQSFRCLQCGLDVSMTAPGTDHRNHCPNCLWSRHLDDTPGDRDADCGARMEPLAISVRGDGEWVLVHRCTHCGVLHANRTAGDDNALPLTRLAVRPLAQPPFPLERLGAL
- the hemQ gene encoding hydrogen peroxide-dependent heme synthase, with translation MSDDAPAKSPNAGKKAKDLNEVIRYTLWSVFKLRDLLPEDRAGYADEVQELFDQLAAKDITVRGTYDVSGLRADADVMIWWHAETADELQEAYNLFRRTKLGRALEPVWSNMALHRPAEFNKSHIPAFLADETPRNYISVYPFVRSYDWYLLPDEDRRRMLKDHGMMARGYPDVRANTVASFSLGDYEWLLAFEADELYRIVDLMRHLRASEARMHVREEVPFYTGRRKSVAELVAGLA